The DNA segment TGCTGCGATATGCTGCTGTTGTCCATGTGCGTTAGTAAACCTTCTATACCTCACCATCTACAAGGTTCCCGCTGGGCTGTGCCGCCGCGCTTTGAGGAGGCGGCGGAGGAAGCAGCTGATCAAGAAAGGAAAGCTGCCGCTTAGGACAAGGAGATGCCGGTGCGGGTGCGAAGAAACAGAGATACAAATTCATCCGTCGCCAAGTGTCAATGAATTGGTAGTGTTAAAATCGTATtcagaggaggaggaggaggaggaggaggaggaggaggaggaagcgATGGTGAAGCTAGAGAAGGAGATGTGGGAGAAATTTTACAGTACTGGGTTTTGGAGAAGTCCTTCTCAAAGAGAGGTTCCTAGCATAAATCCCCACATAGATTCACTTAAGGCTAAGGTTAAACTATAGATAATAGCCTTTCCATGTTCATGCTGTTAATTACTTCAAAACtggtaaatatttttaattttctacccatttcttcttcttcttcttcttcttcttcatatgttcTTTGTTTGTTTCTTgaatttctctttctttcttgttgATGGTGGTGTGGTTGGATTGGATTGGAAAGAAATTAAAGATCCATATTTGCATTGTAGAGTTAAAGAAAACGAGGGTTGAAAGGCTTGAGGTCTGTGTTATGTGTCTTCTTTCTTAAACTAATGCTATTAGGATTGGGTTTACTTTGTTAATTGGTGTGAAGGATCAGAAATTATGAATGGAAACACACAGAAAATTGCAAATCTGATATCATGTTGACATTCCGAGTGATTTTGCCCCCTACCTTTTTGTACATATAATATTGGCACAAGGCTAATTACTTTCGATTTGGTAAAAATGCAACACACAGCTTTCAAGGGAAAGTTGTAATTTGTAATGCAATTAATAATGCAAGATGGCTGCATAACCTTAATTTATTCCTTAAATATACAGTATTAAGGTACTCAATTATTTCTTTAATATACAATTGCTGCAGATTGATAGTTAGTCACAGTTCTGACGAAGTTAATACCATTAATCTAAAACTCATTGAttaaagcatttaattcttgttTTAATGATAGTTAAATAAAGTTAGAGACAGCAATGGAAACCTTGGGTTAGATATTGAGTAGGATGTGTCTAATATAAATTTGAACCGGTGAGAAtgagtttaataattattaaattaaatatttattttaaaaaatatataaaattaattaaagtatttaaaaaatatgaatttaaatataaaaatttaatttaataattaataaattatttttatatgagttTCAATTCTTTATAAACACACCCACACCCTTGAATATATGTATGTATTTCTTTTATGGGCCAAGTTTTTAATTAGAATATCAAGTGGAACAGCAGCGGCATTGGAACCCTAGGCTGGCATGAACATTATTTTCCAGGTTTTCTTCGCCATTTCCCAAAAAACAATGGCCCTACATCTCCAGGCATCTTTATTT comes from the Hevea brasiliensis isolate MT/VB/25A 57/8 chromosome 5, ASM3005281v1, whole genome shotgun sequence genome and includes:
- the LOC110655230 gene encoding uncharacterized protein LOC110655230, encoding MFFEIGNSGTTVAAPATGTMSKQQSLIARQIFIHPPPPLSSPSSSASLNKRRPLLQRHSHSASSNSSCCSGRFAELAGGTTAECAAICCCCPCALVNLLYLTIYKVPAGLCRRALRRRRRKQLIKKGKLPLRTRRCRCGCEETEIQIHPSPSVNELVVLKSYSEEEEEEEEEEEEEAMVKLEKEMWEKFYSTGFWRSPSQREVPSINPHIDSLKAKVKL